One window from the genome of Hippopotamus amphibius kiboko isolate mHipAmp2 chromosome 13, mHipAmp2.hap2, whole genome shotgun sequence encodes:
- the INKA1 gene encoding PAK4-inhibitor INKA1 codes for MLGRRQELGRGRSRAARRRARAPLAGPQGPLHTAVAGVRRGASRPGGGSGTGMHSARLDSFLGQLRWELLCGRDTGSPPMPGPLPPPPKPGPGMRLKHRLRASDALEEDSVCGVEEEEEEAVVTGDRGAALGGPKEHALDWDSGFSEVSGSTWREEELPVLQHPPPSAWPPRRQRLSASSIPLPGGAPVARVPPAHRPRPKSTPDACLEHWQGLEAEDWTAALLSRGRSRQPLVLGDNCFADLVHNWMELPEAAGEGDNGGGPRARARPPQFLLGLSEQLRRQLARARRAAVAGKRLSCPPRPEPELPADVSRFAALMNCRSRQPIICNDVVSYL; via the exons ATGTTGGGGCGGCGGCAGGAGctagggagagggaggagccgCGCAGCCAGGCGGAGGGCAAGGGCGCCGCTGGCCGGCCCGCAGGGCCCTCTCCACACCGCTGTCGCTGGAGTTCGCAGAGGAGCTAGCAGGCCTGGCGGGGGCTCCGGCACGGGCATGCACAGCGCTCGGCTTGACAGTTTCCTGGGCCAGCTCCGCTGGGAACTG CTTTGTGGCCGGGACACAGGCTCACCCCCGATGCCTGGCCCCCTTCCGCCACCCCCCAAACCTGGCCCAGGCATGCGGCTCAAGCACAGGCTCAGGGCCTCAGATGCCTTGGAAGAGGACTCAGTCTGTGGtgtggaggaagaagaggaagaagctgTAGTGACAGGAGACAGGGGTGCAGCCTTGGGGGGCCCCAAAGAGCATGCCCTGGACTGGGACTCTGGCTTCTCAGAGGTGTCAGGCAGCACATGGAGAGAGGAAGAGTTGCCCGTACTCCAGCACCCACCACCCTCAGCATGGCCCCCACGTAGACAGCGCCTCTCAGCCAGTAGCATCCCCCTGCCTGGTGGAGCTCCTGTGGCCAGAGTACCACCTGCCCACCGACCACGGCCCAAGTCCACCCCAGATGCCTGCCTGGAGCACTGGCAGGGGCTGGAAGCTGAGGATTGGACAGCAGCCCTGCTGAGCAGAGGTCGTAGTCGCCAGCCCCTGGTGCTGGGGGACAACTGCTTTGCTGACTTGGTGCACAACTGGATGGAGCTGCCTGAGGCGGCAGGTGAGGGGGACAATGGGGGAGGGCCCCGTGCCCGTGCTCGGCCCCCCCAGTTCctgcttggcctctctgagcaACTGCGGCGCCAGCTGGCCAGGGCGCGCAGGGCAGCAGTGGCAGGAAAGCGACTGTCATGCCCACCTCGCCCGGAACCTGAACTGCCTGCAGATGTCTCACGCTTTGCAGCCCTCATGAATTGCCGCAGTCGCCAGCCCATCATCTGCAATGATGTTGTCAGCTACCTCTGA